The following proteins come from a genomic window of Desulfocurvibacter africanus subsp. africanus DSM 2603:
- a CDS encoding ATP synthase F0 subunit C — protein MRKALMTILNTVALVAVAGVAFAAEIAPEVISMTSLATALGMAIAAAGCGIAQGMGLKAACEGTARNPEAGGKITITLILGLAFIESLAIYALVVNLILLFANPMLG, from the coding sequence ATGCGCAAGGCTCTTATGACCATCCTGAACACCGTGGCTCTGGTTGCCGTCGCCGGCGTTGCTTTCGCCGCCGAGATCGCCCCCGAAGTCATCTCCATGACCTCCCTTGCCACCGCCCTCGGCATGGCCATTGCCGCTGCCGGTTGCGGCATCGCTCAGGGCATGGGCCTGAAGGCCGCTTGCGAAGGCACCGCCCGCAACCCGGAAGCCGGCGGCAAGATCACCATCACCCTGATCCTGGGCCTGGCCTTCATCGAGTCCCTGGCCATCTACGCCCTGGTCGTCAACCTGATCCTGCTTTTCGCCAACCCGATGCTTGGCTAA
- a CDS encoding YitT family protein, with protein sequence MPQRFRNLSYSVPWNLWLLLSGSAIFAFGLKAVALPYGLITGGISGLGLLLFYVTDLFSPGVWYFLLNLPIMAVGWIFISRRFVLYTIFGMVSLSLFIELLPWTVVLENKFLAVMAGGALMGAGAGISLRSLGSAGGTDIVAIFLNQRYNIRVGQVGFTFNMLLFGAGLFFLNPNDVLYSLAMIFISSWVLEYFLGMFNQRKMVIIISDRQQEITDSIKTNLRRGVTLLHGMGAYSGQPKEVMLTIINNIQLKRLEEIIYRVDPKAFTIVGTTSNVLGEGFSRRKQY encoded by the coding sequence ATGCCGCAACGCTTTAGAAATCTGTCCTATTCCGTTCCCTGGAATCTTTGGCTGCTTCTGTCAGGCTCGGCCATATTCGCTTTCGGCCTGAAAGCAGTAGCCCTGCCCTATGGGCTCATAACAGGGGGCATCTCCGGCCTTGGACTCCTGCTGTTCTATGTAACCGACCTGTTTAGCCCGGGAGTCTGGTATTTCCTGCTCAATCTGCCCATCATGGCCGTGGGCTGGATCTTCATAAGCCGTCGCTTCGTGCTGTACACCATATTCGGCATGGTCAGTCTCTCCCTTTTCATCGAACTGCTGCCCTGGACCGTGGTCCTGGAGAACAAGTTCCTGGCCGTAATGGCGGGCGGCGCCCTCATGGGCGCAGGCGCGGGCATTTCCCTGCGCTCCCTGGGTTCGGCCGGCGGCACGGACATCGTCGCCATATTCCTCAACCAGCGCTACAATATCCGCGTGGGACAAGTGGGCTTCACGTTCAACATGCTCCTGTTCGGCGCCGGACTGTTCTTCCTCAACCCCAACGACGTGCTCTACTCGCTGGCCATGATCTTCATCAGCTCCTGGGTGCTGGAGTACTTCCTGGGCATGTTCAACCAGCGCAAGATGGTCATCATCATCTCCGACCGGCAGCAGGAAATCACCGACTCCATCAAGACCAATCTGCGCCGAGGGGTGACGCTCCTGCACGGCATGGGCGCCTATTCGGGCCAGCCCAAGGAAGTCATGCTCACGATCATCAACAATATACAGCTCAAGCGCCTGGAAGAAATTATCTACAGGGTCGATCCCAAGGCCTTCACCATTGTGGGCACGACCTCCAATGTGCTTGGCGAAGGCTTTTCGCGGCGCAAGCAATACTGA
- a CDS encoding dienelactone hydrolase family protein, whose translation MMNITRTPFPYCHGDADLYGVLVRDESLPSLCPGILLIHEFTGLTAPMLAHAERLAGEGYVVLAADMYGRGILPADASEASRISRIYRDDRKLMRERAAAGLRALAAVEGVDGSAIAALGFSFGGCVALELARSGAELAAACSVYGYLNTPFPAAPGDVRCPVLALHGALDKVVPMAVVAPFVEEMRDADVQCRMVIYTDAGHGFCNPTVQTDARSGSFYDPKIAERAWKDVLDFLRVALPSSHA comes from the coding sequence ATGATGAACATAACGCGCACGCCTTTTCCTTATTGCCATGGCGATGCCGATCTCTACGGCGTTCTCGTGCGCGACGAATCCCTTCCGTCGCTCTGTCCCGGCATCCTGCTCATTCACGAATTCACCGGCCTGACAGCGCCCATGCTGGCCCATGCCGAGCGGCTGGCGGGCGAAGGGTACGTCGTGCTTGCCGCCGATATGTATGGCCGGGGCATCCTGCCGGCTGATGCGTCCGAGGCCAGCCGCATCTCGCGCATCTACCGCGACGACCGCAAGCTCATGCGCGAGCGTGCCGCGGCGGGTCTGCGCGCTCTGGCTGCAGTCGAGGGCGTCGACGGGAGCGCAATCGCTGCACTGGGCTTCTCTTTTGGGGGGTGCGTGGCCCTGGAGCTGGCGCGGTCGGGTGCAGAACTGGCGGCGGCCTGCAGTGTGTACGGCTACCTGAACACGCCGTTTCCGGCTGCTCCCGGCGATGTGCGTTGCCCAGTGCTCGCGCTGCACGGCGCGTTGGACAAGGTCGTGCCCATGGCCGTGGTCGCGCCTTTCGTGGAGGAGATGCGCGATGCGGACGTCCAGTGCCGCATGGTCATATACACCGACGCCGGACACGGCTTCTGCAATCCTACAGTGCAGACGGACGCGCGTAGCGGCTCGTTTTATGACCCGAAAATCGCCGAAAGAGCCTGGAAAGACGTGCTGGACTTCCTGCGCGTCGCCCTGCCTTCATCTCACGCCTGA
- a CDS encoding GNAT family N-acetyltransferase, which translates to MDVCLATMQDYDDWLILAREVEHLFGPMADETSFQEALRQLLAMKQAFCVRDGDGGSGCTLLGGIAIDVGENAIAWLAVATQAQGRGIGKALLMRAIEALDPDRNVVVQTFAPEVLQGIPARKLYQRFGFMDHALADPTPAGVPTVVMVRLAIQRKE; encoded by the coding sequence ATGGATGTGTGCTTGGCGACAATGCAAGACTATGATGACTGGTTGATCCTCGCTCGCGAGGTTGAACACCTCTTTGGGCCCATGGCTGACGAGACTTCGTTCCAGGAAGCCTTGCGGCAGTTACTCGCCATGAAGCAGGCCTTCTGCGTGCGTGATGGAGACGGTGGGTCTGGCTGCACATTGCTTGGTGGCATAGCCATCGATGTAGGAGAGAACGCCATTGCCTGGCTTGCGGTAGCGACGCAGGCTCAGGGCCGAGGAATTGGCAAGGCGCTGCTTATGCGTGCTATCGAGGCGCTCGATCCTGACCGCAACGTGGTGGTACAAACCTTCGCGCCCGAAGTCTTGCAAGGCATCCCGGCGCGCAAGCTCTACCAGCGCTTCGGCTTCATGGATCACGCGCTTGCCGATCCCACGCCCGCTGGAGTTCCCACGGTTGTCATGGTCAGGCTGGCAATCCAACGGAAGGAATAA
- a CDS encoding redox-sensing transcriptional repressor Rex, whose amino-acid sequence MSLKSQHIPRATIQRLAVYVEVLENLKRDGSEVISSEHLARICAVNPSQIRKDLAYFGEFGVRGVGYYVQDLITSIKESLGINRVWNCALVGVGNLGRALLRHKFFKQRGFHIVGAFDCDPFKIGEVISGLEVVCSRRLKEKVQELNIEMGVITTPPERAQRAANYLVEAGVKGLVNFAPARITVPAGVYVEYVDFFHNFFAVAFNITLSEQISEE is encoded by the coding sequence ATGAGCCTCAAGAGCCAGCATATTCCCCGAGCTACGATCCAACGGCTGGCCGTATACGTCGAGGTTCTCGAGAATCTTAAGCGTGATGGCTCCGAAGTCATTTCCTCCGAGCACTTGGCCCGCATCTGCGCTGTGAACCCTTCCCAAATACGTAAGGACCTCGCCTACTTCGGTGAGTTCGGCGTACGTGGAGTCGGCTATTACGTCCAGGACCTCATCACCTCCATCAAGGAATCGCTGGGCATCAACCGCGTCTGGAACTGCGCTTTGGTCGGCGTGGGCAACCTCGGCCGGGCCTTGCTCAGGCACAAGTTCTTCAAGCAGCGCGGCTTTCATATCGTCGGAGCCTTCGACTGCGACCCCTTCAAGATCGGCGAAGTCATCTCCGGCCTGGAAGTGGTCTGTTCCCGTCGCCTCAAGGAAAAAGTCCAGGAACTGAACATCGAGATGGGCGTTATCACCACTCCGCCCGAACGCGCCCAACGCGCGGCCAATTACTTGGTCGAAGCCGGCGTCAAGGGCCTCGTCAACTTCGCGCCCGCGCGTATCACCGTGCCTGCTGGGGTTTATGTTGAGTACGTGGATTTCTTCCACAACTTTTTTGCCGTCGCCTTCAATATCACCCTCAGCGAGCAAATATCCGAAGAGTAG